A stretch of Cellulosilyticum sp. I15G10I2 DNA encodes these proteins:
- the rpoZ gene encoding DNA-directed RNA polymerase subunit omega, which produces MLQPSYTQLMKKLNDEGASKLTSRYSIVIATARRARQIIDIVNEQAALNKEADKTGEKVISPARLRQASELNERLKTKKPTSIAVDEIYNGKILMSEYYSEEQEQE; this is translated from the coding sequence ATGTTACAACCATCTTATACACAACTTATGAAAAAATTAAATGATGAAGGTGCTTCAAAGCTTACAAGCAGGTATTCTATTGTTATTGCTACAGCTAGAAGAGCAAGGCAGATCATTGACATTGTTAATGAACAAGCAGCGCTTAATAAGGAAGCAGATAAAACAGGAGAAAAAGTGATAAGCCCTGCAAGACTCAGACAAGCGAGTGAACTTAATGAAAGGCTGAAAACCAAAAAGCCTACGTCAATTGCGGTAGACGAAATTTATAACGGTAAAATTTTAATGAGTGAGTATTATTCAGAAGAGCAGGAACAAGAATAA
- the gmk gene encoding guanylate kinase, with translation MLKEGLKIVLSGPSGSGKGTIVKELIKNETFVLSVSATTRMPRQGEEEGIHYFFKTKDEFCEMIKGEQLLEYAVFCDNYYGTPKSFIDECVENGKDVILEIEVQGAAQVKAIYPEAIFIFVIPPSLAELQNRLVGRNTETGDVIKKRLERAKEELYLYKEYDYVIINDNIVRAADYIEKIVCAEKLKSSRFEQAIETMLNYQGGY, from the coding sequence ATGTTGAAAGAAGGATTGAAAATTGTTTTATCAGGACCCTCGGGTTCAGGCAAGGGGACTATTGTTAAGGAGCTTATCAAAAATGAGACCTTTGTACTTTCAGTATCTGCTACAACACGTATGCCGAGGCAAGGTGAAGAAGAGGGTATCCACTATTTTTTTAAAACAAAAGACGAATTTTGTGAAATGATTAAAGGGGAACAGCTTCTTGAATATGCAGTGTTTTGTGATAACTATTACGGCACACCTAAATCTTTTATTGATGAGTGTGTGGAAAATGGAAAGGATGTTATATTGGAAATAGAAGTGCAAGGGGCAGCGCAGGTTAAAGCTATTTATCCAGAGGCTATTTTTATTTTCGTTATCCCTCCTTCACTTGCTGAACTTCAAAACAGACTTGTCGGAAGAAATACAGAAACAGGTGATGTGATTAAGAAACGGTTAGAACGTGCAAAAGAAGAACTTTATTTGTATAAAGAATATGATTATGTGATTATTAATGATAATATAGTACGTGCAGCAGATTATATCGAAAAGATCGTATGCGCAGAAAAGTTAAAAAGCAGTAGGTTTGAACAAGCTATAGAAACTATGTTAAATTATCAAGGAGGCTATTAA
- a CDS encoding DUF370 domain-containing protein has product MSNFINIGYGNIVAVDRIVAIVAAESAPIKRLIAEARDKSSLIDATQGRKTRGVIITDSNQVILSALQPDTMASRLIVTKE; this is encoded by the coding sequence GTGAGTAATTTTATTAATATTGGGTATGGAAATATTGTAGCAGTAGATAGAATCGTAGCTATAGTTGCTGCAGAATCAGCACCGATTAAGCGGCTGATAGCAGAGGCTAGGGATAAATCCAGCCTCATTGATGCAACACAAGGCAGAAAAACAAGAGGTGTTATTATTACAGATAGTAATCAAGTTATTTTATCGGCACTTCAGCCAGACACCATGGCAAGCAGACTTATTGTTACGAAAGAATAA
- a CDS encoding YicC/YloC family endoribonuclease, which translates to MIYSMTGYGRCEIEENQRKVTVEMSAINHRYLDINMRMPKLLAHFEEDIRKIIKKKVARGKLDLNIYCYSMATEDIDIIVNENICKGYIEGFSKIAETFNIENDMKLSHLMQVNDLITIQKKSGDNDEVMATLTKALETALDELLVMRLREGEALKADILQKTEGLNKLIEAISSRSYLVVDEYKRKLEARIASLLENVSVDPGRIAAEVVLFADKCAVDEELTRLKSHIVQLVSILEEDGAVGRKLDFLMQEINREANTIGSKANDYTITKYVVSLKTEVEKIREQVQNIE; encoded by the coding sequence ATGATTTATAGCATGACAGGCTATGGAAGATGTGAGATAGAAGAAAATCAACGTAAAGTTACAGTCGAAATGAGTGCCATTAATCATCGTTACTTAGATATTAATATGAGAATGCCTAAGTTACTGGCTCATTTTGAGGAGGATATACGTAAAATCATCAAAAAAAAAGTAGCAAGAGGCAAGCTGGATCTCAATATTTACTGCTATAGTATGGCAACAGAAGATATCGACATCATAGTTAATGAAAATATATGCAAAGGCTATATAGAGGGGTTTTCAAAAATAGCTGAAACTTTTAATATTGAAAACGATATGAAGTTATCACATTTAATGCAAGTAAATGATTTAATAACTATTCAAAAAAAATCTGGAGACAATGATGAAGTAATGGCAACGCTTACTAAGGCACTAGAGACTGCATTAGATGAACTTTTAGTCATGCGCCTTAGAGAAGGTGAAGCACTTAAAGCAGATATTCTTCAGAAAACAGAAGGGCTCAATAAGCTTATAGAGGCTATTAGCAGCCGAAGTTATTTAGTAGTTGATGAATATAAGAGAAAGCTAGAAGCAAGAATAGCATCTCTTCTAGAAAATGTATCAGTAGATCCGGGTCGTATTGCAGCTGAGGTAGTACTTTTTGCAGATAAATGTGCTGTGGATGAGGAACTCACAAGACTTAAAAGTCACATTGTTCAGCTTGTAAGCATCTTAGAAGAAGACGGTGCTGTAGGCAGGAAACTTGATTTTTTAATGCAGGAAATTAATAGAGAAGCAAATACAATAGGCTCTAAAGCCAATGACTATACAATTACAAAATATGTTGTGAGCCTTAAGACAGAAGTTGAAAAAATAAGAGAACAAGTTCAAAATATTGAGTAG
- a CDS encoding Rqc2 family fibronectin-binding protein has protein sequence MALDGIVLANIVHELDTLLVNGRIDKIYQIEKEDILLSIRNNSTSYKLLLTANSNYPRLHLSTLAKNPSLEPPMFCMMLRKHLSGGRILKIEQPHFERIVKLHIEATNELGDKEVKYLIIEIMGRHSNIMLVRPDGILLDSIKHISADKSSVRQVLPNKLYSYPPQQGKLNPLETTKDCFIECIRSKNMPLFKCIYLSYSGLSPLIANEICLSAKVDAELIGNTADENTCLNLYEAFDKVISRVRTNSFDPSLFLNTEELPIDFYSMILDLYSLYTLKHFSSVSELVEGYYYEKNSRFNIAQKTTDIKKLLHTFIDRAVRKKHIQQKALADSQNKDLYKIYGELLTAYSHQVPPQSKSFVTTNYYEEPYDEITIPLDEKLNAIQNAQYYFKLYSKAKRTEIAAAQQLDQIEEDLKYLDSVLLSLDLLETKEDIAQLRAELVAMGYLKKRKGISKKQASKKTLPYLHFKSASGHDIYVGKNNYQNDELTMKFAKATDLWLHIKDGPGSHVIVKLEHNTAVDDLTLEQAASLAAFYSSGRLSSHVPIDYTLRKNVKKIPNAKPGMVIYNHFKTIYVTPVESEVKRLMV, from the coding sequence ATGGCTTTAGACGGCATTGTACTTGCAAATATTGTCCATGAACTTGATACACTACTTGTAAATGGACGCATTGATAAAATTTATCAAATTGAAAAAGAAGATATTCTCCTATCTATTAGGAATAACAGTACTTCTTATAAATTACTTTTAACAGCTAACAGTAATTACCCAAGACTACATCTTTCTACCCTTGCAAAAAACCCTTCGCTTGAACCACCTATGTTTTGCATGATGCTAAGGAAGCATCTAAGCGGGGGCAGAATCTTAAAAATCGAGCAGCCTCATTTTGAAAGAATCGTTAAGCTTCATATAGAAGCCACTAATGAACTTGGAGATAAAGAGGTTAAATACCTTATTATCGAAATTATGGGCAGACACAGCAATATTATGCTTGTTAGGCCAGACGGCATTTTACTAGACAGTATCAAGCATATTTCTGCGGATAAGAGCAGTGTCCGCCAGGTACTTCCCAATAAACTTTATAGTTATCCGCCCCAACAAGGTAAGCTTAATCCCCTTGAGACAACAAAAGATTGTTTTATAGAGTGCATACGTTCAAAAAACATGCCGCTTTTCAAATGCATCTATCTGTCTTACAGTGGTTTAAGCCCACTTATTGCAAATGAAATATGTTTAAGCGCCAAAGTTGATGCTGAACTTATCGGAAATACCGCAGATGAAAATACCTGCCTAAACCTCTACGAAGCATTTGACAAAGTGATATCACGTGTTAGGACTAACAGCTTTGATCCTAGTTTATTCTTAAATACAGAAGAACTTCCTATAGATTTTTATAGTATGATACTTGATTTGTATAGTTTATACACTTTAAAACATTTTTCTTCTGTAAGCGAACTTGTAGAAGGCTATTATTATGAAAAAAACAGCCGATTTAATATCGCGCAGAAAACAACAGATATTAAAAAACTGCTCCATACTTTTATTGACCGCGCAGTAAGAAAAAAGCATATTCAGCAAAAAGCCCTAGCAGATTCTCAAAATAAAGATTTGTATAAAATATACGGAGAACTCTTAACAGCATACTCTCATCAGGTTCCACCTCAGTCTAAATCTTTTGTTACTACAAATTATTACGAGGAGCCTTATGATGAGATCACAATCCCCCTAGATGAAAAACTTAATGCGATCCAAAATGCGCAGTACTATTTTAAACTATATAGTAAAGCTAAACGCACAGAAATAGCAGCAGCTCAACAGCTTGATCAAATTGAAGAAGACCTAAAATATCTAGATTCTGTACTACTCTCCCTTGATTTATTAGAAACAAAGGAAGATATTGCGCAGCTAAGAGCAGAACTTGTTGCAATGGGTTATCTCAAAAAACGTAAGGGTATTTCCAAAAAACAGGCTTCTAAAAAAACACTCCCCTATTTACACTTTAAATCTGCTTCAGGGCATGATATTTATGTTGGGAAAAATAACTACCAAAATGATGAGCTCACTATGAAATTTGCAAAAGCAACTGATCTATGGCTTCATATTAAAGACGGTCCTGGCTCTCATGTCATTGTCAAGCTTGAACATAATACCGCTGTAGATGATTTAACCCTTGAACAAGCGGCATCTCTTGCAGCTTTCTATAGCAGCGGCAGACTCTCAAGCCATGTACCTATCGACTACACACTTAGAAAAAATGTTAAAAAAATTCCGAATGCCAAACCTGGAATGGTAATTTATAACCACTTCAAAACAATTTACGTTACGCCCGTGGAGTCAGAAGTAAAAAGATTGATGGTATAG
- a CDS encoding citrate/2-methylcitrate synthase: protein MTNNCPANELELLQKLTMLSESSNYINPELFKKYEVKRGLRDLDGRGVLVGLTEIGEVHSYIVDENEMIPVPGRLSYRGIDVRDITAGYLKDERYGFEETTYLLLFGKLPTKDELAEFEELLGNYRKLPDNFANDMIFKAPSKDVMNVLARSVLALYSFDDKADDTSMPNVLRQCIQLIARFPTIAVYGYQAYAHYHGNKSLYIHPPRPDLSTAENILYMLRPNKKYTKLEATLLDLALILHAEHGGGNNSSFTTHLVTSSGTDTYSVIAAALGSLKGPKHGGANIKVVHMFEDMKQNISDWSDDAEIENYLIKLLSKEAFDKSGLIYGIGHAVYSVSDPRAIVLKEYAAQLAKEKGLENEFNFYAKVEALAPKVIGDVRKMYKGVSANVDFYSGFVYSMLNLPMELYTPLFAIARITGWSAHRMEELVNKGKIIRPAYKSVAKRRDYVALDERSLTEEAAQ from the coding sequence ATTACCAATAATTGTCCTGCAAACGAATTAGAACTGCTCCAAAAACTGACTATGTTATCAGAAAGCAGCAACTACATTAACCCAGAATTATTTAAGAAGTATGAAGTAAAAAGGGGGCTACGTGACTTAGATGGCCGTGGCGTATTAGTTGGATTGACTGAAATAGGGGAAGTGCATTCTTATATTGTTGATGAGAATGAAATGATTCCAGTCCCTGGAAGGTTAAGTTACAGAGGTATTGATGTCCGTGATATTACTGCTGGGTATTTAAAAGATGAACGCTACGGTTTTGAAGAAACGACCTATCTGTTGCTGTTTGGCAAATTACCTACTAAAGACGAACTAGCAGAGTTTGAGGAACTACTCGGAAACTATAGAAAATTGCCTGATAATTTTGCAAATGATATGATTTTTAAAGCGCCAAGTAAAGATGTTATGAACGTATTGGCGAGAAGTGTTCTTGCACTGTATAGTTTTGATGATAAAGCAGATGATACTTCCATGCCTAATGTATTAAGACAATGTATTCAACTCATAGCTCGTTTCCCGACCATAGCAGTATACGGCTATCAAGCCTATGCGCATTACCATGGTAATAAAAGCTTATATATCCATCCGCCAAGACCAGATTTGTCTACGGCAGAAAATATTTTATATATGCTAAGACCTAATAAAAAGTACACTAAGCTTGAAGCAACATTGCTGGATCTTGCACTTATTCTACACGCTGAGCATGGCGGCGGTAATAACTCATCTTTTACCACCCATCTAGTAACTTCATCCGGAACCGATACTTATTCTGTTATAGCCGCAGCACTCGGCTCTCTTAAAGGCCCAAAACACGGAGGCGCTAACATTAAGGTTGTTCATATGTTTGAAGATATGAAACAAAATATTTCAGATTGGTCAGATGATGCAGAAATAGAAAACTACTTAATCAAGCTTCTCAGTAAAGAAGCCTTTGATAAATCAGGTCTTATTTATGGTATAGGTCATGCCGTTTATTCTGTATCTGACCCTAGAGCCATAGTCCTTAAAGAGTATGCAGCGCAGCTTGCAAAAGAGAAAGGGTTAGAAAATGAGTTTAACTTCTATGCAAAGGTAGAAGCATTAGCCCCTAAAGTTATTGGAGATGTCAGGAAGATGTATAAAGGCGTAAGTGCCAATGTTGACTTCTATTCAGGGTTTGTCTATAGCATGCTTAACTTACCAATGGAACTTTATACGCCACTCTTTGCAATTGCGCGTATCACCGGTTGGAGCGCACATCGCATGGAAGAACTTGTAAACAAGGGTAAAATTATACGCCCCGCTTATAAGAGTGTTGCTAAACGCAGAGATTATGTCGCTTTAGATGAACGTTCACTAACCGAAGAAGCAGCTCAGTAA
- a CDS encoding DUF3788 domain-containing protein, whose amino-acid sequence MKWDELFNANNQPSYGDIKKFIGEDEPLWSELLTYIDSTYQIQPKMSYSKCSAQPGWNVKYQKSSKSLCTLYPMDGYFIALVVVGTKEENAVEMALGAFTPYVQNLYRKTSFSCGGRWLMIEVKDKSVLDDIKRLIAIRVKLKR is encoded by the coding sequence ATGAAGTGGGATGAGTTATTTAACGCCAATAACCAGCCATCTTATGGAGACATTAAAAAGTTTATTGGTGAAGACGAACCGTTATGGTCGGAACTACTAACTTATATTGATTCGACATATCAAATTCAACCCAAAATGTCATATAGTAAATGTTCTGCACAGCCTGGTTGGAATGTGAAATATCAAAAGAGTAGTAAATCCTTATGTACGCTATATCCTATGGACGGGTATTTTATCGCATTGGTAGTGGTAGGTACAAAAGAGGAGAACGCGGTAGAAATGGCGCTAGGAGCATTTACCCCATATGTACAAAACTTATACAGGAAAACATCTTTTTCTTGTGGTGGACGTTGGTTGATGATAGAGGTGAAAGATAAGTCTGTACTTGATGATATAAAGAGACTTATTGCAATAAGGGTAAAGCTCAAACGATAA
- the spo0A gene encoding sporulation transcription factor Spo0A has product MFEQKMKILIADDNKDFSDILMEFIDRQEDMQVVDVAANGEEACTLIQQTEPDIVILDVIMPYLDGIGVLERVVTMELKKRPLFVMLSAVGQDKITERALALGAEYYIVKPFDMDTLINRIRQLKAMSSSTRINSMTTNSNLTSSRSLLPKAKGMPTQHSLETEVTSVIHEIGVPAHIKGYQYLRDAIIMVINDMDVLNSITKQLYPNIAKQYNTTPSRVERAIRHAIEVAWSRGKMDTIDKLFGYTVNNGKGKPTNSEFIALIADRLRLEMQVG; this is encoded by the coding sequence TTGTTTGAACAAAAAATGAAAATACTGATAGCAGATGATAATAAAGACTTTTCGGATATTTTAATGGAGTTTATAGATAGACAAGAAGATATGCAGGTGGTAGATGTAGCTGCAAATGGTGAAGAAGCTTGTACGCTGATTCAGCAGACAGAGCCAGATATTGTGATATTAGATGTTATTATGCCTTATTTAGATGGAATAGGTGTACTTGAAAGAGTGGTCACAATGGAACTTAAAAAAAGACCTCTATTTGTAATGTTGTCAGCTGTAGGACAAGATAAAATAACAGAAAGAGCACTTGCTTTGGGGGCTGAGTACTATATTGTTAAGCCTTTTGATATGGACACACTTATTAACAGAATTAGACAGCTTAAAGCGATGTCTAGTTCTACAAGAATAAACAGTATGACTACAAATAGCAACCTTACAAGCTCTAGATCGCTCCTGCCAAAAGCAAAAGGTATGCCCACACAGCATAGTCTAGAAACAGAAGTGACAAGTGTGATTCATGAAATAGGGGTTCCAGCACATATTAAAGGCTATCAATATCTAAGAGATGCTATCATTATGGTCATCAATGATATGGATGTACTTAATTCAATAACAAAACAACTTTATCCTAATATTGCAAAACAATATAATACAACGCCAAGCAGAGTAGAGCGTGCTATTCGTCATGCCATCGAAGTAGCATGGAGCCGCGGTAAAATGGATACGATTGATAAGCTTTTCGGCTATACTGTTAATAACGGTAAAGGTAAGCCTACAAACAGTGAATTTATTGCACTTATCGCAGATAGATTGCGTCTTGAAATGCAAGTTGGATAG
- the spoIVB gene encoding SpoIVB peptidase, with protein sequence MKHRKKRVFFICFISLVVCLIISSPIIISHYYLPKEVKLIVGKEHIFNFDIPLKANLLKDQMITVKGEHESVIDTGSISLNKPLYVSMNEAGKTDVTLSLLGFIPLKTVSIQAIPNREVIPCGKIVGIKVDTKGILVLGIGQFEIEGKIISPCKGLIEPGDMILKCNDMELKAKEDLRDIIETTQKEKIKLTVLRNKEIKEVMVQPSYSMFDNEYKIGLWIRDSTQGIGTLTYIDPETGSFGALGHGITDTDTKKLMPIREGNIITTTITHIKKGKKGIPGEISGIIEYEDKNIIGEVINNTPIGIYGELDKNKTQDINEKKVPIAFQDEVHEGKASILVDLTNDKVQEYEVYIQKVSKYSNEPAKGMIIKIVDERLLNLTNGIIQGMSGSPILQDGKLIGAVTHVFIQDPTRGYGIFIENMINNEKR encoded by the coding sequence ATGAAACATAGAAAAAAAAGGGTATTTTTTATTTGTTTTATAAGTTTAGTTGTATGCTTAATTATATCTAGTCCTATTATTATATCTCATTACTATCTTCCTAAAGAAGTTAAACTTATTGTAGGTAAAGAGCATATCTTTAATTTTGATATACCCCTTAAGGCAAATCTGTTAAAAGATCAGATGATTACCGTTAAAGGGGAACACGAGAGCGTTATTGATACTGGGTCTATTAGTCTCAATAAACCATTATATGTTAGCATGAATGAGGCTGGCAAAACAGATGTTACTTTATCACTTTTAGGATTTATTCCCTTAAAAACAGTATCTATACAAGCTATTCCGAATAGAGAAGTTATCCCTTGTGGTAAAATTGTGGGGATTAAAGTAGATACAAAAGGGATATTAGTTCTGGGAATAGGTCAGTTTGAAATAGAAGGTAAGATTATTTCGCCTTGCAAAGGCCTTATTGAGCCAGGAGATATGATATTAAAGTGTAATGATATGGAACTTAAAGCAAAAGAAGATTTAAGAGATATCATTGAAACGACGCAAAAAGAAAAAATAAAGCTTACTGTTTTAAGAAATAAGGAGATTAAAGAAGTGATGGTACAGCCCTCATACTCTATGTTTGACAATGAATATAAAATTGGTCTCTGGATTAGAGACAGTACACAAGGGATTGGGACGCTTACCTATATAGATCCAGAAACAGGGTCTTTTGGTGCGCTAGGACATGGCATTACAGATACAGATACTAAAAAATTAATGCCTATCCGAGAAGGGAATATTATTACTACAACAATTACACATATTAAAAAAGGAAAAAAAGGTATTCCCGGAGAAATAAGTGGTATAATTGAATATGAAGACAAAAATATCATTGGTGAAGTCATAAATAATACACCTATCGGCATCTATGGTGAACTTGATAAAAATAAAACTCAGGATATCAATGAAAAAAAAGTGCCAATTGCATTTCAGGATGAAGTGCATGAAGGGAAAGCTTCTATTTTGGTTGATCTAACAAATGACAAAGTTCAGGAATATGAGGTTTATATACAAAAAGTATCAAAGTATAGTAATGAACCTGCTAAAGGAATGATTATAAAAATAGTAGATGAAAGATTATTGAATCTTACAAATGGTATTATACAGGGGATGAGTGGCAGTCCTATTCTTCAAGATGGTAAACTTATCGGTGCAGTGACACATGTTTTTATACAAGACCCAACAAGGGGATATGGTATATTTATAGAAAATATGATTAATAATGAAAAAAGATAG